A genomic region of Devosia ginsengisoli contains the following coding sequences:
- a CDS encoding DUF4164 family protein yields the protein MSDTELEDGLTAANARFDRAMARLDQSMRNLGTRLRQQNRIEVDTQRLVHERARLATELDKTAARAKRLDDSAHDVSRRLVEAMETVREVLAKAE from the coding sequence ATGAGTGACACGGAACTTGAAGACGGGCTGACCGCTGCCAATGCGCGGTTCGATCGCGCCATGGCGCGGCTGGATCAATCCATGCGCAATCTGGGCACGCGGCTGCGCCAGCAGAACCGCATCGAGGTCGATACCCAGCGCCTGGTGCATGAGCGCGCGCGCCTCGCCACCGAGCTCGACAAGACCGCCGCCCGGGCCAAAAGGCTCGACGACAGCGCGCATGACGTGTCCCGCCGCCTGGTCGAGGCGATGGAAACGGTGCGCGAAGTGCTGGCCAAGGCGGAGTAA
- the efp gene encoding elongation factor P, with product MAKINGNEIRPGNVVNHQDRLWVAVKVDHVKPGKGGAYAQVELKAILGGTKLNERFRSAETVETVELEFRDFTYLYEQGDSLVFMDQDSYEQVELAKDFVGERAAFLQDGMKITLEMHEETPLGIRFPANVVLEVTEVDPVQKGQSVSSQFKPAILANGLRVMVPPFIAAGERIVVDTTEATYMRRAD from the coding sequence ATGGCCAAGATCAACGGCAACGAAATCCGCCCCGGCAATGTCGTCAACCACCAGGACCGCCTCTGGGTCGCGGTCAAGGTCGATCACGTCAAGCCGGGCAAGGGCGGCGCCTATGCCCAGGTCGAGCTCAAGGCCATTCTTGGCGGCACCAAGCTCAACGAGCGCTTCCGCTCGGCCGAGACGGTGGAAACCGTCGAGCTGGAATTCCGCGACTTCACCTATCTCTACGAGCAGGGCGACAGCCTGGTCTTCATGGATCAGGACAGCTACGAGCAGGTCGAACTGGCCAAGGATTTCGTCGGCGAGCGCGCCGCCTTCCTGCAGGACGGCATGAAGATCACCCTGGAAATGCACGAGGAAACCCCGCTCGGCATCCGCTTCCCGGCCAATGTCGTGCTCGAAGTCACCGAGGTCGATCCGGTGCAGAAGGGCCAGAGCGTCTCCAGCCAGTTCAAGCCGGCCATCCTGGCCAACGGCCTGCGGGTCATGGTGCCGCCCTTCATTGCCGCGGGCGAGCGCATTGTGGTCGACACCACGGAAGCCACCTATATGCGCCGGGCGGACTGA
- a CDS encoding GyrI-like domain-containing protein yields the protein MDKIDYRRTLSHYAAKRTIELIHVPEMAFVMVDGAGNPNSAPAYQSAIEWLYSTSYALKFAAKALGHDYVVPPLEGLWWADNPADFTARRKDNWRWTMMIMAPDFITDAMFDAAAAKAANKLGKAPASLRLEARNEGACLQVLHIGSYDDEGPILAQLHDVEMPARGLTFNGHHHEIYLSDARRTAPDKLKTILRQPVRPA from the coding sequence ATGGACAAGATCGACTACCGCCGCACGCTCAGCCACTACGCGGCCAAAAGGACGATCGAGCTGATCCATGTCCCGGAAATGGCTTTCGTCATGGTGGATGGCGCGGGCAATCCCAACTCCGCCCCGGCCTATCAGAGCGCCATCGAATGGCTCTATTCGACCAGCTATGCACTGAAATTTGCCGCCAAGGCGCTCGGCCATGACTATGTCGTGCCGCCGCTCGAAGGGCTGTGGTGGGCCGATAACCCGGCCGACTTCACCGCGCGCCGCAAGGACAACTGGCGCTGGACCATGATGATCATGGCGCCCGATTTCATCACCGATGCGATGTTCGACGCCGCAGCAGCCAAGGCCGCGAACAAGCTGGGCAAGGCACCGGCAAGCCTGCGGCTGGAAGCAAGAAACGAGGGTGCATGCCTGCAGGTGCTGCATATCGGCAGCTACGATGACGAGGGCCCAATCCTGGCGCAACTGCATGATGTCGAAATGCCCGCCCGCGGCCTGACCTTCAACGGCCATCATCACGAAATTTACCTGAGCGACGCCCGCCGCACCGCGCCGGACAAGCTCAAAACCATCCTGCGCCAGCCGGTGCGTCCGGCCTGA
- a CDS encoding phosphoglycerate kinase → MSATFKTLDELDLKNKRVLLRADLNVPVADGKVTDATRIERLVPTIREIVKHDGKAILLSHFGRPKGKVDPQFSLEQVCEAVANETGHPVGFVATDWTDVSHAQQAIESAPAGSVLILENTRFHPGEEANNPELAQRMASLGDVYVNDAFSAAHRAHASTEALAHLLPAAAGLAMQAELEALEAGLGKPKKPVIAIVGGAKVSSKIDLLENLVTKVDGLVIGGGMANTFLHAQGYSVGKSLAEKDLAETALRIMDKAVDSGCAIILPIDAVVAWHFKADTPTRLYGVDAIDNDGMILDIGPSSIERIAGAIDDAHTVVWNGPMGAFEMNPFDAGTVAIAKHVAKRTHDGKLVSVAGGGDTVAALAHAGVKDAFTYVSTAGGAFLEWMEGKPLPGVEALKK, encoded by the coding sequence ATGTCCGCGACCTTCAAGACCCTCGACGAGCTCGACCTCAAGAACAAGCGCGTGCTGCTCCGGGCCGACCTCAACGTGCCGGTCGCCGACGGCAAGGTCACCGACGCTACCCGTATCGAGCGGCTGGTCCCCACCATCCGCGAAATCGTCAAGCATGACGGCAAGGCGATCCTGCTGAGCCATTTCGGCCGTCCCAAGGGCAAGGTCGATCCGCAATTCTCGCTGGAACAGGTCTGCGAGGCCGTGGCCAATGAAACCGGCCACCCCGTGGGCTTCGTCGCCACCGACTGGACCGATGTGTCCCACGCCCAGCAGGCCATTGAATCCGCGCCTGCAGGCTCGGTGCTGATCCTCGAAAACACCCGTTTCCACCCCGGCGAGGAAGCCAACAATCCCGAACTGGCCCAGCGCATGGCCAGCCTTGGCGATGTCTATGTCAACGATGCCTTCTCGGCCGCCCACCGCGCCCATGCCTCGACCGAGGCCCTGGCCCATCTGCTGCCGGCTGCCGCGGGCCTGGCCATGCAGGCCGAGCTCGAAGCGCTGGAAGCCGGCCTCGGCAAGCCGAAAAAGCCTGTCATCGCCATTGTCGGCGGCGCCAAAGTGTCGTCCAAGATCGACCTGCTGGAAAACCTCGTGACCAAGGTCGATGGCCTCGTCATCGGCGGCGGCATGGCCAACACGTTCCTCCATGCCCAGGGCTACAGCGTCGGCAAGTCGCTGGCCGAGAAGGATCTAGCCGAAACCGCTTTGCGCATCATGGACAAGGCCGTCGATAGTGGCTGCGCCATCATCCTGCCCATCGATGCCGTGGTCGCCTGGCACTTCAAGGCCGATACCCCCACCCGCCTCTACGGCGTCGACGCCATCGACAATGACGGCATGATCCTCGATATCGGCCCCTCCTCCATCGAGCGCATTGCCGGCGCCATCGACGATGCCCATACCGTGGTCTGGAATGGCCCGATGGGCGCCTTCGAGATGAACCCCTTCGACGCGGGCACCGTCGCCATCGCCAAGCATGTCGCTAAGCGCACCCATGACGGCAAGCTGGTTTCCGTGGCCGGCGGCGGCGACACCGTCGCGGCTTTGGCCCATGCCGGCGTCAAGGACGCCTTCACCTATGTCTCCACCGCCGGCGGCGCCTTCCTCGAATGGATGGAAGGCAAGCCCCTGCCCGGCGTTGAGGCCCTGAAGAAATAG
- a CDS encoding SRPBCC family protein produces MTSLSDRHSTFTVERILPGRPTHAWRFWADPALKQAWSGCHPDWTMLEEVHDFHTGGRDFSRMRDTEGAIHSMDMRYLDLLQPQRILYAYTMHLDATPLSASLVTIDLTPKSDATSMVYTEQLTMLAGDTAQRRAGTGDGFDRLVLEMERALAVLQ; encoded by the coding sequence ATGACCAGCCTGTCGGACCGCCACTCCACCTTTACCGTCGAACGCATTCTGCCCGGTCGCCCCACCCATGCCTGGCGCTTCTGGGCCGATCCAGCATTGAAGCAGGCGTGGTCAGGCTGCCACCCGGATTGGACCATGCTGGAGGAAGTGCATGACTTCCACACCGGCGGGCGCGACTTCAGCCGCATGCGCGACACGGAAGGCGCCATCCACAGCATGGACATGCGCTACCTAGACCTGCTGCAGCCGCAGCGCATTCTCTACGCCTATACGATGCATCTCGACGCCACCCCGCTTTCCGCCTCGCTGGTGACCATCGACCTGACGCCGAAAAGCGACGCAACCAGCATGGTCTATACCGAGCAGCTGACCATGCTGGCCGGTGACACGGCGCAGCGGCGCGCGGGCACCGGCGACGGCTTCGACCGGCTGGTACTGGAAATGGAGCGCGCGCTGGCGGTGCTTCAATAA
- a CDS encoding glutathione S-transferase family protein, producing the protein MSLTLYLHPLASFCHKVLIALYENGTPFTAEIVDLGNPDSARQVTDRWPVGKIPVLEDKARNRVIPETSIIIEYLERHYPGLAKLLPDEAEAALDTRLWDRFFDQYVQVPMQKIVVDRIRPSGTTDAHGVAEARNTLRTAYAMIDGQLAGRDWAVGDSFTLTDCAAAPGLFFAAIVEPFPAEYANLAAYFERLLARPSVNRALGEARPYFDMFPYRDAMPARFLAG; encoded by the coding sequence GTGTCCCTGACGCTCTACCTGCACCCGCTCGCCTCGTTCTGCCACAAGGTGCTGATCGCCCTTTACGAGAACGGCACGCCCTTCACCGCCGAGATCGTCGACCTGGGCAATCCGGACTCGGCCCGGCAGGTGACCGACCGATGGCCGGTCGGCAAGATACCTGTGCTCGAGGACAAGGCCCGCAACCGGGTCATCCCCGAAACCAGCATCATCATCGAATATCTCGAACGCCACTATCCAGGCCTGGCAAAACTGTTGCCGGACGAGGCGGAAGCGGCGCTCGACACGCGCCTCTGGGACCGTTTCTTCGATCAATATGTGCAGGTGCCCATGCAGAAGATCGTGGTCGACCGCATCCGGCCGTCAGGCACCACCGATGCGCATGGCGTGGCCGAGGCGCGCAACACCCTGCGCACCGCCTATGCCATGATCGACGGCCAACTGGCCGGCCGCGACTGGGCCGTGGGCGACAGCTTCACCCTGACCGATTGCGCCGCCGCGCCCGGCCTGTTCTTTGCCGCTATTGTGGAGCCTTTTCCGGCCGAATATGCCAATCTGGCGGCCTATTTCGAACGGCTGCTGGCGCGGCCCAGCGTAAACAGGGCCCTTGGCGAGGCCCGGCCCTATTTCGACATGTTCCCTTATCGGGACGCCATGCCGGCGCGGTTCCTGGCCGGTTGA
- a CDS encoding class I fructose-bisphosphate aldolase, which produces MTKSLNAIAQKLMEPGKGILAADESEGTIAKRFAKINLPNSLDLRRDYREMLFRSTEAMTSYISGVILTEETLEQHAADGTAFRAILADADVIPGIKVDRGAFPMPGDSGEKITEGLDGLRQRLTRYAELGAGFAKWRAVITINDVAPTRNNIRANAHALARYAILCQEAGIVPVVEPEVVGDGDPGNHSMERCAAVTGDVLENTFKELRLAGVDLGGMLLKPNMVLPGINSRERPSVEDVARRTVAVLREHVPAAVPGIAFLSGGQTDEEATSHLSAMNQISGKPWPLTFSYGRALQNVALRTWAGRRENFPQAQVAFTHRARMNSLAALGTWTGELDRAA; this is translated from the coding sequence ATGACGAAATCGCTCAACGCCATCGCCCAGAAGCTCATGGAGCCGGGCAAGGGCATCCTGGCTGCCGACGAATCCGAAGGCACGATCGCCAAGCGCTTCGCCAAGATCAACCTGCCCAATTCGCTCGATCTGCGCCGCGACTACCGCGAAATGCTGTTCCGCTCGACCGAGGCGATGACCAGTTACATTTCCGGCGTCATCCTGACCGAGGAAACGCTGGAGCAGCATGCTGCCGACGGCACCGCCTTCCGCGCCATCTTGGCCGATGCCGATGTCATTCCCGGCATCAAGGTCGATCGCGGCGCCTTCCCCATGCCGGGCGACAGCGGCGAGAAGATCACCGAGGGCCTCGATGGCCTGCGCCAGCGCCTGACGCGCTATGCCGAGCTGGGCGCTGGCTTCGCCAAATGGCGCGCCGTCATCACCATCAATGACGTGGCCCCCACCCGCAACAATATCCGCGCCAATGCCCATGCCTTGGCCCGCTACGCCATTCTCTGCCAGGAAGCCGGCATCGTACCGGTGGTCGAGCCCGAAGTGGTGGGCGATGGCGATCCCGGCAATCATTCGATGGAGCGCTGTGCCGCCGTGACCGGCGACGTGCTGGAAAACACTTTCAAGGAGCTGCGCCTGGCCGGCGTCGATCTCGGCGGCATGCTGCTCAAGCCCAATATGGTGCTGCCAGGCATCAATTCGCGCGAACGGCCCAGCGTCGAGGATGTCGCCCGCCGCACTGTCGCCGTACTGCGCGAACATGTGCCGGCCGCCGTGCCCGGCATTGCCTTCCTCTCCGGCGGCCAGACCGACGAGGAGGCGACCAGCCACCTTTCGGCCATGAACCAGATCTCGGGCAAACCCTGGCCGCTGACCTTCTCCTATGGCCGCGCCCTGCAGAATGTCGCCTTGCGCACCTGGGCCGGCCGCCGCGAGAATTTCCCGCAGGCGCAGGTCGCCTTCACCCACCGCGCCCGCATGAACTCGCTGGCCGCCCTGGGCACCTGGACCGGCGAACTCGACCGCGCCGCTTAG
- a CDS encoding ArsR/SmtB family transcription factor, with translation MTEAKLQTEQAQLDRLFQSLADPYRRAMVTRLVEGPASMSELSAMLHLALPSTLKHLQVLENGGMVASSKQGRVRTFAIDKQGLAAMQAWLTEHQRQLNAGFDRLEALMRATPEENEP, from the coding sequence TTGACGGAGGCGAAGCTGCAGACCGAACAAGCCCAGCTCGACCGGCTTTTCCAGTCCCTGGCCGACCCATATCGCCGCGCCATGGTGACCCGCCTCGTGGAGGGACCAGCCTCGATGAGCGAACTGTCCGCCATGCTTCACCTGGCACTGCCCTCGACCCTCAAGCATTTGCAGGTGCTTGAAAACGGCGGCATGGTGGCCTCGAGCAAACAGGGCCGCGTCCGCACCTTCGCCATCGACAAGCAGGGGCTGGCGGCAATGCAGGCCTGGCTCACCGAGCATCAGCGCCAGCTCAATGCCGGCTTCGACCGCCTCGAAGCCCTGATGCGGGCCACGCCCGAAGAGAATGAGCCATGA
- the tkt gene encoding transketolase, whose protein sequence is MTNTAQQNELANAIRSLSMDAVEKANSGHPGLPMGCADIATVLFTKVMKFDPADSKWADRDRFILSAGHGSMLLYSSLYLLGYEDMTIEQIKNFRQLGSKTAGHPEFGHASGIETTTGPLGQGVANSVGFAVAEAKLAAEFGADIVDHHTWVLAGDGCLMEGISQEAISLAGHLKLNKLTVIWDNNSITIDGAVSNADSTDQIARFKAVGWNTIEIDGHDQDAIEKALLAAKASTDKPTLIAAKTTIGFGAPKKAGTEKVHGSPLGAEELAGAKAALGIDYPAFEIPAHILDTWRAAGRRSQNLRGEWESRLAASDKKAEFTRRMAGHLPSGFADAMAAYKQKLAADKPKVATRKSSQMALEVINKITPETLGGSADLTGSNLTNTPETLPFQADNRLGRYMMYGIREHEMAAAMNGVALHGGLIPYGGTFMVFTDYARPAIRLSALMEQRVIYVMTHDSIGLGEDGPTHQPVEHLSALRAIPNLLVFRPADAMETAECWELAMETADHPSILALSRQNLPALRTEYSAENKSAKGAYSLIGPDDADAVIFATGSEVAIAVDAQKELADKGISARVVSVPSMELFAKQSDAYKAEVIGKARARVAVEAGIEMSWNKLLGEKGRFVGLHSFGASGPIDALYAHFGITPKAVVEAVTAQL, encoded by the coding sequence ATGACGAACACCGCCCAGCAGAACGAACTGGCCAATGCGATCCGCTCCCTGTCCATGGACGCGGTCGAGAAAGCCAATTCCGGCCATCCGGGCCTGCCCATGGGCTGCGCCGATATCGCCACGGTGCTGTTCACCAAGGTCATGAAATTCGACCCCGCGGACAGCAAGTGGGCCGATCGCGACCGCTTCATCCTGTCGGCCGGCCACGGCTCGATGCTGCTCTATTCCAGCCTCTACCTGCTCGGTTATGAGGACATGACCATCGAGCAGATCAAGAATTTCCGCCAGCTCGGCTCCAAGACCGCCGGCCATCCCGAATTCGGCCATGCCAGCGGCATCGAGACCACGACGGGCCCGCTGGGCCAGGGCGTGGCCAATTCGGTCGGCTTTGCCGTGGCCGAAGCCAAGCTCGCTGCCGAGTTTGGTGCCGATATCGTCGATCATCACACCTGGGTGCTGGCCGGCGACGGGTGCCTCATGGAAGGCATTTCCCAGGAAGCCATCTCACTGGCCGGGCACCTCAAGCTCAACAAGCTGACCGTGATCTGGGACAACAATTCGATCACCATCGACGGCGCCGTCTCCAACGCCGACTCGACCGACCAGATCGCCCGCTTCAAGGCGGTGGGCTGGAACACGATCGAGATCGACGGGCATGACCAGGATGCCATCGAAAAGGCGCTGCTGGCCGCCAAGGCCTCGACCGACAAGCCGACGCTGATTGCCGCCAAGACCACGATCGGTTTCGGCGCCCCCAAGAAGGCCGGCACCGAGAAGGTGCATGGCTCCCCGCTCGGGGCCGAGGAACTGGCCGGCGCCAAGGCCGCGCTCGGCATCGACTACCCCGCCTTCGAAATCCCCGCCCATATTCTGGACACCTGGCGCGCTGCCGGACGGCGCAGCCAGAACCTGCGCGGCGAGTGGGAATCCCGCCTCGCCGCCTCCGACAAGAAGGCCGAATTCACCCGCCGCATGGCTGGCCACCTGCCGTCCGGTTTTGCCGATGCCATGGCCGCGTACAAGCAGAAGCTGGCCGCCGACAAGCCCAAGGTTGCGACCCGCAAGTCCAGCCAGATGGCGCTCGAAGTGATCAACAAGATCACCCCCGAAACGCTGGGCGGCTCGGCCGACCTCACCGGTTCGAACCTGACCAATACGCCCGAGACCCTTCCCTTCCAGGCCGATAACCGGTTGGGTCGCTACATGATGTATGGCATCCGCGAGCATGAAATGGCCGCGGCCATGAATGGCGTGGCCCTGCATGGCGGGCTCATTCCCTATGGCGGCACCTTCATGGTCTTTACCGACTATGCCCGCCCGGCCATCCGCCTCTCGGCGCTGATGGAACAGCGCGTCATCTATGTGATGACCCACGATTCCATCGGCCTGGGCGAAGACGGCCCGACCCACCAGCCGGTGGAGCATCTGTCGGCCCTGCGCGCCATTCCCAACCTGCTGGTCTTCCGCCCGGCCGACGCCATGGAAACCGCCGAATGCTGGGAACTGGCGATGGAAACCGCCGATCATCCCTCCATCCTGGCGCTGTCCCGCCAGAACCTGCCGGCTTTGCGCACCGAATATTCGGCCGAGAACAAGTCGGCCAAGGGCGCCTATAGCCTGATCGGCCCTGACGATGCCGACGCGGTGATCTTCGCCACCGGCTCGGAAGTCGCCATCGCCGTGGATGCCCAAAAGGAACTGGCCGACAAGGGCATTTCGGCCCGCGTCGTCTCGGTGCCTTCAATGGAACTCTTTGCCAAGCAGTCCGACGCCTACAAGGCTGAGGTGATCGGCAAGGCCAGGGCGCGCGTGGCGGTGGAAGCCGGCATCGAGATGAGCTGGAACAAGCTGCTGGGCGAGAAGGGCCGCTTTGTCGGCCTCCATTCCTTCGGCGCCTCAGGCCCGATCGACGCGCTCTATGCCCACTTTGGCATTACACCAAAGGCCGTTGTTGAAGCGGTGACCGCACAGTTGTAA
- a CDS encoding cell division protein ZapA — translation MPEVNVEINGRKYRMACEEGQQKHLIGLAERLNNHVESLKGAVGEIGDNRLTVMAGIAVVDELAEAEKRIKALEEEVLVLTRAGQEVAAEIEALEGKFAAKLTDAAKALEGVAGALDEAAPVPQG, via the coding sequence GTGCCCGAAGTCAATGTCGAGATCAATGGCCGCAAATACCGCATGGCCTGCGAAGAGGGCCAGCAGAAACATCTGATCGGGCTGGCCGAGCGGCTCAACAACCACGTTGAATCGCTCAAGGGCGCGGTAGGGGAAATCGGCGACAACCGGCTGACGGTCATGGCGGGCATCGCCGTGGTCGACGAACTGGCCGAGGCCGAGAAGCGCATCAAGGCGCTGGAAGAGGAAGTGCTGGTGCTGACTCGCGCCGGCCAGGAAGTGGCCGCCGAGATCGAGGCGCTGGAAGGCAAGTTCGCCGCCAAGCTCACCGATGCCGCCAAGGCGCTGGAAGGCGTTGCCGGCGCTTTGGATGAAGCCGCGCCGGTGCCGCAGGGCTAA
- a CDS encoding putative glycolipid-binding domain-containing protein: MSLDRTIRWRGLDPASIEHCHVISTERDTRIRGTIITPNYGLFYRIKLDDTEHVRTVRLERTDGAVLELFSDGAGDWSDDRAEPLPALRHCLDIDIWPTPLTNSLPLWRCQWTIDQPQRFAMAWIDGDDMTVKRSEQIYTRLDATHFRFQGAEGFERIIEVDADFLVVDYPGLFTRQD, encoded by the coding sequence ATGAGTCTCGATCGGACCATCCGCTGGCGCGGGCTCGACCCCGCTAGTATCGAACACTGCCACGTCATTTCCACCGAGCGCGACACGCGCATTCGCGGCACCATCATCACGCCCAACTATGGCCTGTTCTACCGCATCAAGCTCGACGATACCGAGCATGTGCGCACAGTCAGGCTGGAGCGTACCGACGGCGCTGTGCTCGAACTCTTCTCCGATGGCGCCGGGGACTGGTCGGACGATCGGGCCGAACCGCTGCCGGCTTTGCGCCATTGCCTCGATATCGACATCTGGCCGACCCCGCTCACCAATTCACTGCCACTCTGGCGCTGCCAATGGACCATCGACCAGCCACAGCGCTTCGCCATGGCCTGGATCGACGGCGACGACATGACCGTCAAGCGCAGCGAGCAGATTTACACCCGGCTCGACGCCACCCATTTCCGCTTCCAGGGTGCCGAGGGTTTTGAGCGGATCATCGAGGTCGATGCCGACTTTCTGGTGGTCGACTATCCGGGCCTCTTCACCCGCCAGGACTAG
- a CDS encoding tetratricopeptide repeat protein produces MMRRLLLVILLALTPPLAMAQDAPDNPADTISDEIFGPRVPTDEAFGAFQRGYFLTALELALPRAEQGDAAAQTLIAELYAKGLGVAQNDQRAAGWYQLASNGGDHLATFALALAYQDGIGVPKNRTRAAELFNKAAEAGYVPAKYNMALLHVEGVYASPSLVTAAELMKEAADAELPEAQYDYGTMLIEGAGLAPNPAEGARYIGLAAEQNLVPAQVDYATLLYLGQGVDKDVPGAATWYGRAAEAGNAVAQNRYAKLLAVGEGVTLNLEDAAMWRALARRQGLSDPSLDRLLVSIPEADLARAEERARFWPSTPPSVETVLEIPTTGAEPQGNALPAPTDADSAPSGAAAQDP; encoded by the coding sequence ATGATGCGGCGCCTCCTGCTGGTCATCCTTCTGGCGCTGACGCCGCCGCTTGCCATGGCGCAGGACGCGCCGGACAATCCGGCCGACACCATTTCCGACGAGATTTTTGGCCCGCGCGTGCCAACTGACGAGGCGTTCGGCGCCTTCCAGCGCGGCTATTTCCTCACCGCGCTTGAGCTGGCTCTGCCCCGTGCCGAACAGGGCGACGCCGCTGCGCAGACCCTGATTGCCGAACTCTATGCCAAGGGCCTGGGCGTGGCCCAGAACGACCAGCGCGCTGCCGGCTGGTATCAATTGGCCTCCAATGGCGGCGACCATCTCGCCACATTCGCGCTGGCTCTGGCCTATCAGGACGGTATCGGCGTGCCCAAGAACCGCACCCGCGCCGCCGAACTGTTCAACAAGGCCGCCGAGGCCGGCTATGTCCCGGCCAAATACAATATGGCCCTGCTGCATGTCGAAGGCGTCTATGCCTCGCCCAGCCTGGTGACCGCCGCCGAGCTGATGAAGGAAGCCGCCGACGCCGAACTGCCCGAGGCGCAATACGACTATGGCACCATGCTGATCGAAGGCGCGGGCCTCGCCCCCAATCCGGCCGAGGGCGCCCGCTATATCGGTCTCGCCGCCGAACAGAACCTGGTGCCGGCCCAGGTCGACTACGCCACCCTGCTCTATCTCGGCCAGGGCGTGGACAAGGACGTGCCCGGCGCCGCGACCTGGTATGGCCGCGCCGCCGAGGCCGGCAATGCCGTGGCGCAGAACCGCTATGCCAAGCTGCTCGCCGTTGGCGAAGGCGTGACGCTCAATCTCGAAGATGCCGCCATGTGGCGCGCTTTGGCCCGCAGGCAGGGGCTCAGCGACCCCTCGCTCGACCGGCTGCTGGTCTCCATTCCCGAGGCGGACCTGGCCCGCGCCGAGGAACGCGCCCGCTTCTGGCCCTCGACACCACCCAGCGTCGAAACTGTGCTGGAAATCCCCACCACCGGTGCAGAGCCGCAGGGCAATGCCCTGCCCGCGCCCACCGATGCCGACAGCGCGCCGTCAGGCGCCGCAGCGCAAGACCCTTGA
- a CDS encoding thiamine phosphate synthase has translation MSSVEYPEAMAPQLYLITPANADPASLPAALMAVLNAAEFSALLVARGDMDDATYAALAATAVNIGQGAGCAVLIEDDIALARRLGADGVHVTGDPSALKAAISALKPAMIVGAGNLHSRHDAMTAGEMDIDYVFFGRTDGKPDAQAADLAEWWAQTFEIPAVLSQPEAGPGTADSRGAEFLALSHSLWSAAAPDDAMRAIAAELGVSA, from the coding sequence ATGTCCAGTGTCGAGTACCCGGAAGCCATGGCCCCCCAGCTTTATCTGATCACCCCCGCCAATGCCGATCCGGCCAGCCTCCCTGCCGCGCTCATGGCGGTGCTCAACGCCGCCGAATTCTCGGCGCTGCTGGTGGCGCGCGGCGACATGGATGACGCGACCTATGCTGCGCTGGCGGCCACCGCGGTCAATATCGGCCAGGGCGCCGGCTGCGCCGTACTGATCGAGGACGACATCGCCCTGGCCAGGCGCCTGGGCGCCGATGGCGTGCATGTGACCGGCGATCCGTCGGCACTCAAGGCCGCCATATCAGCGCTCAAGCCGGCCATGATCGTCGGCGCGGGAAACCTCCATTCCCGCCACGACGCTATGACCGCAGGCGAGATGGATATCGACTACGTCTTTTTCGGCCGCACCGACGGCAAGCCCGATGCACAGGCGGCCGACCTCGCCGAATGGTGGGCACAGACTTTCGAAATACCCGCCGTATTGAGCCAGCCCGAAGCCGGCCCCGGCACGGCAGATTCCCGCGGCGCTGAATTCCTCGCTTTGTCACACAGCCTGTGGTCTGCCGCCGCACCTGATGACGCCATGCGGGCCATTGCCGCCGAACTCGGAGTTTCGGCATGA